A single region of the Salvia miltiorrhiza cultivar Shanhuang (shh) chromosome 8, IMPLAD_Smil_shh, whole genome shotgun sequence genome encodes:
- the LOC130999360 gene encoding uncharacterized protein LOC130999360: MVSDSIPNASIASSNPRDFAKKKRANRSAKLKQCKLDARREQWLSHVKSKGECKGEANGGGTASIGASVHLENHRSQPIGKLEIKTRSEEGIYGDGSSMHHYSDSESLQSNSPTSHTSSVSGSNDSGANFTASSSSSSSSSTNGSCSGHMSEEDEGDAGDDDCLDDWESVADALAATDEKQEDSPPSKNQDHSTESGSQVDASDQMFSGISIPRIHTASANPGSGRAANQRALVNCCAWRPDDVCRPQTLPNLTKQYSFPLKSERHLDRGSVWVCKNVGPIPTACPICFEDLDYTDSSFLPCGCGFRLCLFCHKRILEEDARCPGCRKQYEVEPIEGEPTLDGGSLTYRLARSCSMVARS, from the exons ATGGTTTCCGATTCGATCCCCAACGCCTCCATCGCCTCATCGAACCCCAGGGATTTCGCCAAGAAGAAGAGG GCAAACCGCTCGGCGAAATTGAAGCAGTGCAAGCTTGATGCTCGTCGTGAGCAGTGGCTTTCTCACG TGAAGAGTAAGGGTGAGTGTAAGGGGGAAGCCAATGGTGGAGGGACTGCATCCATTGGGGCATCTGTGCATTTAGAAAATCACAGGAGCCAACCGATAGGGAAACTGGAGATAAAGACGCGAAGCGAGGAGGGGATTTATGGAGATGGATCATCAATGCATCATTACAGTGACTCAGAGTCCTTGCAGTCCAACAGCCCGACCAGCCACACCAGTAGTGTTTCGGGCAGCAATGATTCCGGGGCCAATTTTACTGCgagtagcagcagcagcagcagcagcagtactAATGGTTCTTGTTCAGGACACATGAGCGAGGAAGATGAAGGGGATGCTGGTGATGATGATTGCTTGGATGATTGGGAGTCCGTTGCTGATGCATTGGCTGCCACTGATGAAAAGCAGGAAGATTCCCCTCCTTCAAAGAATCAGGACCATTCTACGGAGTCTGGTTCTCAGGTGGATGCGAGTGACCAGATGTTTTCAGGGATTAGTATCCCGCGGATCCATACAGCTAGTGCTAATCCAGGGAGTGGAAGAGCTGCTAACCAGAGGGCCCTGGTAAATTGCTGTGCTTGGAGGCCAGATGATGTTTGTCGTCCCCAGACCTTACCCAATTTAACCAAGCAGTATAGTTTTCCTTTGAAGTCCGAGCGCCATTTAGACCGAGGATCAGTATGGGTCTGTAAAAATGTTGGACCAATCCCCACAGCATGTCCGATATGCTTTGAGGATTTAGACTACACTGATTCAAGCTTTCTCCCCTGTGGATGTGGTTTCAGGCTCTGCCTTTTCTGTCACAAGAGAATACTTGAGGAGGATGCACGTTGTCCAGGCTGCAGAAAGCAGTATGAGGTTGAACCTATCGAGGGAGAGCCAACACTAGACGGAGGCAGCTTGACGTATCGTTTGGCTCGTTCTTGTAGCATGGTTGCAAGGTCTTGA